A genomic segment from Luteibacter aegosomatis encodes:
- the glyQ gene encoding glycine--tRNA ligase subunit alpha produces MSAPTFQDVIQTLNRYWAEQGCVLVQPLDTEVGAGTFHPATFLRSLGPEPWAAAYVQPCRRPTDGRYGDNPNRLQHYYQYQVVLKPNPDDILERYIGSLKALGIDPLVHDLRFVEDNWESPTLGAWGLGWEVWLNGMEVTQFTYFQQAGGLECRPVTGEITYGLERLVMYLQNVDSIYDIVWTHAPHGVVTYGDVFHQNEVEQSTYNFEHANVPELFHWFDVCEGEAGKLIAAGLPLPAYEQVCKASHAFNLLDARRAISVTERQRYILRVRTLARSVAEAYVAQREKLGFPGLKNSKEAVHGR; encoded by the coding sequence ATGTCCGCGCCCACTTTCCAAGACGTGATCCAGACCCTGAACCGCTATTGGGCGGAGCAGGGCTGCGTGCTGGTCCAGCCCCTCGACACCGAGGTCGGCGCGGGTACGTTCCATCCCGCCACATTCCTGCGCTCGCTCGGGCCCGAACCCTGGGCCGCCGCCTACGTGCAGCCCTGCCGCCGGCCCACGGACGGCCGTTATGGCGACAATCCCAACCGTTTGCAGCACTACTACCAGTACCAGGTCGTGCTCAAGCCCAATCCCGACGATATCCTCGAGCGCTACATCGGCTCGCTCAAGGCGCTGGGCATCGATCCGCTCGTGCACGACCTGCGCTTCGTCGAAGACAACTGGGAATCGCCCACGCTCGGCGCCTGGGGCCTCGGCTGGGAAGTCTGGCTGAATGGCATGGAAGTCACCCAGTTCACCTATTTCCAGCAGGCCGGCGGCCTCGAATGCCGTCCGGTCACCGGTGAGATCACCTACGGCCTCGAGCGCCTGGTGATGTACCTGCAGAACGTCGACAGCATCTACGACATCGTGTGGACGCACGCGCCGCACGGCGTGGTGACCTACGGCGACGTGTTCCACCAGAACGAGGTCGAGCAGAGCACCTACAACTTCGAACACGCCAACGTGCCCGAGCTGTTCCACTGGTTCGACGTGTGCGAGGGCGAAGCCGGCAAGCTGATCGCCGCCGGCCTCCCGCTGCCGGCCTACGAGCAGGTCTGCAAGGCCAGCCATGCGTTCAACCTGCTCGACGCGCGCCGTGCCATCAGCGTCACCGAGCGCCAGCGCTACATCCTGCGCGTGCGCACGCTGGCCCGCAGCGTGGCCGAGGCCTACGTGGCCCAGCGCGAAAAACTCGGTTTCCCCGGCCTGAAGAACAGCAAGGAGGCCGTCCATGGCCGATAA
- a CDS encoding rhomboid family intramembrane serine protease, whose translation MFVHVDTRRRSRLCWATMLVVVACVVSFVALALSGRSERIWIMLHWGTVPAHLFAAGLPLWEQVSDPALLRLLTAIFIHGGWLHLLSNLLFLVIFSLPAERSLGSPRFLLLFLLGGIVANLIGAISLTGARVAIIGCSGAVSAVVGAYVTLFPRARLGLVVPLGLYLEFVRVPAFVLIGIWALVQLLFSYAGASYGAVVWWTHIGGFLFGIVFALVSRGAIERRLRG comes from the coding sequence ATGTTCGTTCACGTGGATACCCGCCGCCGTTCGCGGCTGTGCTGGGCGACGATGCTGGTGGTCGTCGCGTGCGTCGTCTCGTTCGTCGCGTTGGCCTTGAGTGGCCGCAGCGAGCGTATCTGGATCATGCTGCATTGGGGAACCGTACCCGCGCATCTCTTCGCCGCCGGTCTGCCGCTTTGGGAGCAGGTAAGCGACCCTGCGTTATTGCGTCTGCTCACCGCGATCTTCATTCACGGCGGTTGGCTGCATCTGTTGAGTAACCTTCTGTTCCTGGTGATCTTCAGCCTGCCCGCCGAGCGTAGCCTCGGTTCACCACGCTTCCTGCTCCTGTTCCTGCTTGGAGGCATCGTGGCCAATCTCATCGGTGCGATTTCGCTCACCGGCGCGCGTGTGGCCATCATCGGATGCAGCGGTGCGGTATCTGCCGTGGTCGGCGCCTACGTCACGTTGTTTCCGCGGGCGCGCCTGGGACTGGTGGTGCCGCTAGGCCTTTATCTCGAATTCGTGCGCGTGCCCGCATTCGTGCTCATAGGCATATGGGCCTTGGTGCAGTTGCTCTTCAGCTATGCCGGCGCGAGCTACGGTGCCGTGGTGTGGTGGACCCATATCGGCGGATTCCTGTTCGGCATCGTCTTCGCCCTGGTATCGCGCGGAGCGATCGAACGTCGCCTACGCGGGTGA
- a CDS encoding ExeA family protein gives MYLETFGLREPPFGETPDLRFACLFTREREILAHVEYELGSTDTGVTLITGEAGMGKSLLCMLIETGAADHGVTATRHTADDYAQGTVAWLRSMYAGFGLPLPLSAEANTEDHLVDGLAAGLGRLAHHVDKRFVLILDDADELSDGNLDDIDRLMAGCEKNGTSFHLVLSGTPSLRDRLSARGGPALAGRIRSRLPLVALNAEESERYVRHRLHVAGTSRMPFSRLGLRSLRDDGKGNPQRLNALAHRALERAAERGEQSIGERALGFVAREVLPQHARYWLRRYRKAVLLVGGLAILLFVGGMATWFLSGRSPSRPKNLVTATPDQALAKFKEALPAGDVGKLRVWGELLARWQVTSKETSVTNAIHCDATIFPGLACVSGRGSLDQLRRFDRPMVLELDEANGNQQVLMVGVGDEAVRLYLGGKYVELTRDAFSHIWNGRFYAVFRIDPTVPGKLSRGDSGQGVSWLLSRLPPGGNAVSGAGASFDRAVESRVRGVQERFGIAADGVVGPETMFALSSMETEGPHLARGVP, from the coding sequence ATGTACTTAGAGACCTTTGGGCTGCGCGAACCGCCGTTCGGCGAAACACCGGATCTACGCTTCGCGTGCCTGTTCACGCGTGAGCGCGAGATTCTTGCGCATGTTGAATACGAACTGGGCTCGACGGATACAGGAGTGACGTTGATCACGGGGGAGGCAGGCATGGGCAAGAGCCTGCTCTGCATGTTGATCGAGACCGGTGCGGCGGATCATGGCGTCACCGCCACCCGCCATACCGCGGACGACTACGCCCAAGGCACGGTCGCCTGGCTTCGATCCATGTACGCCGGGTTCGGCCTCCCGTTGCCTTTGAGCGCCGAAGCCAATACCGAAGATCATCTCGTCGACGGGCTGGCTGCCGGATTGGGGCGATTGGCGCACCATGTCGACAAGCGCTTTGTGCTGATCCTCGATGATGCGGACGAGCTTTCCGATGGGAATCTGGACGATATCGATCGCCTGATGGCGGGATGCGAAAAGAACGGCACGTCGTTTCACCTCGTGCTGTCGGGAACGCCGAGTCTTCGCGACCGCCTTTCCGCCCGTGGCGGGCCGGCGCTCGCGGGACGCATTCGTAGTCGTTTGCCTCTGGTCGCGCTCAATGCCGAAGAGAGCGAGCGCTACGTCAGGCATCGCCTGCATGTCGCGGGCACCTCACGCATGCCGTTCAGCCGCCTTGGCCTTCGGAGTCTCAGGGATGACGGCAAGGGCAATCCACAACGGCTCAATGCGCTGGCCCATAGGGCACTGGAACGAGCGGCGGAGCGCGGCGAGCAGTCGATCGGCGAGCGCGCCCTGGGCTTTGTCGCCCGCGAGGTACTGCCGCAGCATGCCCGCTACTGGCTACGTCGCTACCGCAAGGCCGTGTTGCTGGTGGGCGGCTTGGCCATCCTCTTGTTCGTCGGCGGAATGGCCACCTGGTTCCTCTCCGGCCGCAGCCCTTCGCGGCCCAAGAACCTCGTTACCGCGACACCCGATCAGGCCTTGGCGAAATTCAAGGAAGCCTTGCCGGCTGGCGATGTCGGCAAACTGCGCGTTTGGGGCGAGTTGCTGGCACGCTGGCAGGTCACGTCGAAGGAAACGTCAGTGACCAACGCGATCCATTGCGACGCGACCATCTTCCCGGGGCTTGCGTGTGTCAGCGGGAGAGGCTCCCTGGACCAGCTCCGTCGTTTCGATCGTCCGATGGTGCTCGAACTCGACGAAGCCAACGGCAACCAGCAGGTTTTGATGGTGGGAGTGGGCGATGAAGCGGTCCGGCTCTACCTTGGCGGCAAGTACGTCGAACTCACCCGCGATGCGTTCTCGCACATATGGAACGGCCGGTTCTATGCCGTCTTCCGCATCGACCCGACCGTGCCGGGCAAGCTTTCGCGGGGCGACAGCGGCCAGGGTGTCAGCTGGCTGCTTTCCCGCTTGCCGCCGGGCGGCAACGCGGTTTCCGGCGCCGGTGCATCGTTCGATCGTGCCGTGGAATCGCGCGTGCGGGGCGTGCAGGAACGTTTCGGCATCGCCGCCGATGGCGTGGTCGGGCCGGAAACCATGTTCGCGTTGTCGTCAATGGAAACGGAAGGCCCGCACCTCGCACGCGGCGTACCCTGA
- a CDS encoding GspE/PulE family protein: MAVNPQSGSLLGRRGRLELEEVLASLVVDGVVSGEDAKRARAGARGGKTAIELNPLVLIANARLDNLRDPGRPLSLEGLVEWLAGKAGLPYLKIDPMKVNVAQVTQVVSSAYAQRHRILPVSASPSEVVFATAEPFDMAWANDLAHMLRRDVRRVVASPIDINRYLLEFYGVQRSIQLAQDAKGNEPSKIINFEQLVELGKGGEVGADDRHVVHIVDWLLQYAFEQRASDIHLEPRRDAGQIRFRIDGVMQKVFELPPPVTTAVTARVKILARMDVAEKRRPQDGRIKTRSAGGREVELRISTMPTAFGEKVVMRIFDPDLVMKDFSQLGFSDEEARVWRSMVERPHGIVLVTGPTGSGKTTTLYSTLKHLARPELNVCTVEDPIEMVSPELNQMQVQPSIDLDFAAGVRTLLRQDPDIIMIGEIRDLETAQMAVQASLTGHMVLSTLHTNDSPSAITRLLDLGVPHYLIQSTLAGIVAQRLVRTLCPHCKRPAEQDADAWSVLTRDWELPVPARVYEPVGCLECRKTGYLGRTGVYEMMPLSARVRGGITASLDLARLTDIALREGMKPLRISAAAQVAAGLTTVREVLNVLPPSDIDDALPA; encoded by the coding sequence ATGGCAGTCAATCCGCAATCGGGCTCACTGTTGGGGCGCCGCGGGCGGCTGGAACTCGAAGAGGTGCTTGCCTCGCTCGTCGTCGACGGTGTTGTCAGCGGCGAGGATGCCAAGCGGGCCCGCGCGGGTGCGCGCGGCGGCAAGACGGCCATCGAGTTGAACCCCCTGGTGTTGATCGCCAACGCCCGGCTGGACAACCTGCGCGACCCGGGCCGCCCCCTGAGCCTGGAGGGCCTGGTGGAATGGCTCGCCGGCAAGGCCGGCCTGCCCTACCTCAAGATCGACCCGATGAAGGTCAACGTGGCCCAGGTCACGCAGGTGGTGAGCAGCGCCTATGCCCAACGCCATCGCATCCTGCCCGTAAGCGCCTCCCCGTCCGAGGTGGTGTTCGCCACCGCCGAGCCGTTCGACATGGCCTGGGCGAACGACCTGGCCCACATGCTTCGTCGCGACGTGCGGCGGGTGGTGGCGAGCCCGATCGATATCAACCGCTACCTGCTCGAATTCTATGGCGTGCAGCGCTCGATCCAGCTCGCGCAGGACGCCAAGGGTAACGAGCCATCGAAGATCATCAACTTCGAACAGCTGGTCGAACTGGGCAAGGGCGGCGAAGTCGGCGCCGACGACCGCCACGTGGTGCACATCGTCGACTGGCTCCTCCAGTACGCCTTCGAGCAGCGCGCGTCCGACATCCACCTCGAACCGCGACGCGACGCGGGACAGATCCGCTTCCGCATCGACGGCGTGATGCAGAAGGTGTTCGAGTTGCCGCCGCCGGTCACCACCGCGGTGACGGCGCGCGTGAAGATCCTCGCCCGCATGGACGTCGCCGAGAAACGGCGCCCGCAGGATGGCCGCATCAAGACCCGATCCGCCGGTGGGCGCGAGGTGGAGTTGCGCATCTCGACCATGCCGACCGCCTTCGGCGAGAAGGTGGTGATGCGTATCTTCGACCCCGACCTGGTCATGAAGGACTTCTCCCAGCTCGGGTTTTCCGACGAGGAAGCCCGCGTATGGCGGTCGATGGTCGAGCGGCCGCACGGCATCGTGCTGGTGACCGGGCCCACGGGTTCGGGTAAGACCACCACGCTGTATTCCACGCTCAAGCACCTGGCACGCCCGGAACTCAACGTCTGCACGGTCGAAGACCCCATCGAGATGGTATCGCCCGAACTCAACCAGATGCAGGTGCAGCCGTCGATCGACCTCGACTTCGCTGCGGGCGTGCGCACGTTGCTGCGACAGGATCCCGACATCATCATGATCGGCGAGATCCGCGACCTCGAGACCGCGCAGATGGCGGTGCAGGCGTCGCTGACGGGTCACATGGTGTTGTCCACGCTGCATACCAACGACTCGCCCAGCGCCATCACCCGCCTGCTCGACCTGGGCGTGCCGCACTACCTCATCCAGTCCACCCTCGCCGGCATCGTGGCACAGCGCCTTGTCCGAACGCTGTGCCCGCATTGCAAGCGTCCCGCCGAACAGGATGCCGACGCCTGGTCGGTGCTGACGCGCGACTGGGAACTGCCGGTACCCGCACGTGTCTATGAGCCGGTCGGTTGCCTGGAGTGCCGCAAGACGGGCTATCTGGGCCGAACGGGCGTCTACGAGATGATGCCGTTGTCCGCGCGCGTGCGCGGCGGCATCACCGCGTCGCTCGACCTCGCCCGGCTCACCGACATCGCCTTGCGCGAAGGCATGAAGCCGCTGCGCATTTCCGCCGCGGCGCAGGTCGCCGCCGGCCTCACCACGGTGCGCGAGGTACTCAACGTGCTTCCGCCCTCCGACATCGACGACGCACTACCCGCATGA
- a CDS encoding glutamine amidotransferase, with the protein MKPVLIVRTGRAPDVISARHGDFPRWFQLGLRLKSPRIRVVDVEHGDALPPPSECAGAVITGSASMVTECLPWSERTAGWIRNAMDVDLPMLGVCYGHQLMSHALGGRVDYLPGGREMGTVKLSTHAHAASDPLGAVLPGTFNAHATHEQSVLELPPGAVTIAWSDRDPNHLVRYGKHAVSTQFHPEFSAEVMRAYIRRKHDVLRDEGHEPEALLAAVTATPAATGLLRGFVREHLGMAREPSPA; encoded by the coding sequence ATGAAGCCCGTCCTTATCGTTCGCACCGGCCGCGCGCCCGATGTCATCAGCGCGCGCCATGGTGATTTCCCCCGTTGGTTCCAGCTCGGCCTCCGTCTGAAGAGTCCCCGTATCCGCGTCGTCGACGTCGAACACGGCGATGCGTTGCCGCCCCCGTCCGAATGCGCGGGTGCCGTCATCACCGGATCCGCGTCGATGGTCACCGAATGCCTGCCCTGGAGCGAGCGCACCGCCGGCTGGATCCGCAACGCCATGGATGTCGATCTCCCGATGCTCGGCGTCTGCTACGGGCACCAGTTGATGTCCCATGCCCTGGGCGGCCGCGTGGATTACTTACCCGGCGGCCGTGAAATGGGGACCGTGAAACTCTCCACGCATGCTCACGCAGCGAGCGATCCCTTGGGGGCCGTCCTGCCGGGCACCTTCAACGCACATGCCACGCACGAGCAAAGCGTGCTCGAGTTGCCACCCGGCGCGGTGACGATCGCCTGGTCCGACCGGGATCCGAATCACCTGGTCCGATACGGCAAGCATGCGGTGAGCACGCAGTTCCACCCGGAATTCTCGGCCGAGGTGATGCGCGCCTATATTCGCCGCAAGCACGACGTGCTTCGTGACGAAGGCCACGAACCCGAAGCGCTGCTGGCCGCCGTCACCGCCACGCCCGCGGCGACGGGCCTGCTTCGCGGCTTCGTGCGCGAGCATCTGGGCATGGCCCGTGAGCCGTCACCCGCGTAG